Proteins from a genomic interval of Quercus lobata isolate SW786 chromosome 11, ValleyOak3.0 Primary Assembly, whole genome shotgun sequence:
- the LOC115967705 gene encoding probable galactinol--sucrose galactosyltransferase 5, which translates to MAPSFRKGPSDVTNQSPITLEGSNFLANGHVILSQVPDNITATLSPYTNIDESITNVGCFVGFNAKESTDRHVVSIGKLKDIRFMSIFRFKVWWTTHWVGSNGRDLENETQMVILESSDLGRPYVLLLPLLEGPFRASIQPGHDDNFDLCVESGSSKAFGDSFISVMYMHAGEDPFRLVKEAMKVVRVHLGTFKLLEEKTPPGIVDKFGWCTWDAFYLSVHPQGVLEGVKGLVDGGCPPGLVLLDDGWQSIGHDSDPITQEGMNQAVAGEQMSCRLLKFQENYKFIDYVSSKKCDNLKGMGAFVRDLKEEFKSVDYVYVWHALCGYWGGVRPNVPGLPESVVVEPKLSPGLKLTMEDLAVDKIVDTGVGLVLPEIVDQMYEGLHSHLETVGIDGVKVDVIHLLEMVCDNYGGRVELAKAYYKALTASVKKHFNGNGVIASMEHCNDFMFLGTEAICLGRVGDDFWCTDSFGDWLQGCHMVHCAYNSLWMGNFIQPDWDMFQSTHPCAAFHAASRAISGGPIYVSDIVGKHNFELLKTLVLPNGSILRCEYYALPTRDCLFEDPLHDGKTMLKIWNLNKYTGVLGAFNCQGGGWSRETRSNQCFSQCSHVLTSQANPKDIEWKSGKNPISIKGVQVFALYYNQAKKLVLSKPSENVELSLEPFKFELITVSPVTVLAGTSIEFAPIGLVNMLNTGGAIQSLAFNDDGKSVQIRVKGTGEMRVFASEKPIACKTDEEVVPFEYEGCMVVIQVPWPDSSKSSIVEYYF; encoded by the exons ATGGCTCCAAGTTTTAGAAAAGGTCCCTCAGATGTCACTAACCAATCTCCAATCACGTTGGAAGGTTCAAACTTCTTAGCCAATGGTCATGTCATTCTCTCCCAAGTCCCTGATAACATCACAGCCACACTTTCACCATACACAAACATTGACGAATCCATCACCAACGTCGGTTGCTTTGTGGGCTTCAATGCCAAGGAGTCCACTGACCGACATGTCGTTTCCATTGGTAAACTTAAAGACATAAGGTTCATGAGCATATTCAGGTTCAAGGTTTGGTGGACCACACACTGGGTTGGTTCCAATGGTAGAGACCTAGAGAACGAGACCCAGATGGTGATTCTTGAAAGTTCTGATCTGGGTCGTCCTTATgttctccttcttcctcttttggAAGGTCCTTTTAGAGCCTCTATTCAACCTGGTCACGATGATAACTTTGATCTTTGCGTTGAGAGTGGCTCTTCTAAGGCCTTTGGTGACTCATTCATAAGTGTCATGTACATGCATGCTGGTGAGGACCCTTTTCGTTTGGTCAAAGAGGCTATGAAAGTTGTGAGGGTTCACTTGGGTACTTTTAAGCTTTTGGAAGAGAAAACCCCACCTGGTATCGTGGACAAATTTGGTTGGTGCACTTGGGATGCATTCTATCTTTCTGTGCACCCTCAAGGTGTTTTAGAAGGTGTGAAAGGTCTTGTTGATGGTGGATGCCCACCTGGGCTAGTGTTACTTGATGATGGGTGGCAATCAATTGGTCATGATTCTGATCCAATCACACAAGAGGGAATGAATCAAGCTGTTGCTGGTGAACAAATGTCATGTAGGCTCTTGAAGTTTCAAGAGAATTACAAGTTTATAGACTATGTTAGTTCTAAAAAGTGTGACAATCTTAAGGGTATGGGGGCCTTTGTTAGGGACCTAAAGGAGGAGTTCAAGAGTGTGGACTATGTTTATGTGTGGCATGCTTTGTGTGGTTATTGGGGTGGGGTTAGGCCCAATGTGCCTGGATTGCCTGAATCTGTGGTTGTAGAGCCCAAACTCTCACCGGGGTTGAAGTTGACCATGGAGGATCTAGCTGTGGATAAGATTGTTGACACTGGTGTGGGACTAGTCTTACCGGAGATCGTTGATCAGATGTATGAGGGGCTTCATTCACACTTGGAGACCGTTGGTATTGATGGTGTAAAAGTTGATGTTATTCAT TTGCTGGAGATGGTATGCGACAATTATGGTGGCAGAGTTGAGCTTGCAAAAGCATATTACAAAGCCCTCACTGCCTCTGTAAAGAAGCACTTCAATGGAAATGGTGTCATTGCTAGCATGGAGCACTGCAACGATTTCATGTTCCTCGGAACAGAGGCCATATGTCTTGGCCGTGTTG GGGATGATTTTTGGTGCACTGATTCATTTGGTGATTGGCTCCAAGGGTGTCATATGGTGCACTGTGCCTACAATAGCTTGTGGATGGGCAACTTCATTCAACCAGATTGGGACATGTTCCAATCTACTCACCCATGTGCTGCTTTCCATGCTGCATCTCGTGCCATTTCTGGTGGTCCTATTTATGTGAGTGACATTGTTGGGAAGCACAACTTTGAATTGCTAAAGACCCTAGTGTTGCCTAATGGGTCCATTTTGAGGTGTGAGTACTATGCACTTCCAACTCGAGACTGTCTCTTTGAGGACCCTCTCCATGATGGGAAAACTATGCTGAAAATCTGGAATCTCAACAAG TACACTGGAGTGCTTGGGGCATTCAACTGCCAAGGAGGTGGATGGTCTCGTGAAACTAGGAGCAATCAATGCTTCTCCCAATGTTCCCATGTTTTGACTTCTCAAGCCAACCCAAAAGACATCGAGTGGAAGAGTGGCAAGAATCCAATTTCCATTAAAGGAGTACAAGTTTTTGCCTTGTACTATAACCAAGCTAAGAAGCTAGTCCTTTCCAAGCCATCCGAGAATGTAGAGTTGTCTTTAGAGCCATTCAAGTTCGAGCTCATAACTGTGTCCCCAGTGACTGTCTTGGCTGGAACTTCTATTGAATTTGCTCCTATTGGCTTGGTGAATATGCTCAATACTGGTGGTGCCATTCAGTCCTTGGCCTTCAATGATGATGGCAAGTCAGTTCAAATTAGAGTGAAGGGCACTGGAGAAATGAGGGTGTTTGCATCAGAGAAGCCAATTGCTTGCAAGACTGATGAAGAGGTTGTACCATTTGAGTATGAGGGCTGCATGGTTGTTATTCAAGTACCATGGCCCGATTCTTCCAAGTCATCTATAGTAGAGTATTACTTCTGA
- the LOC115968573 gene encoding amidophosphoribosyltransferase, chloroplastic-like, translated as MAATNLSSFSSSLSKPTPLPLNSPQTHLSVPFKTLQNPSFFSHKASFSHTHKTSLTVSSKNPISEFFTTNNANPDDHSVSFDDDDKPREECGVVGIYGDSEASRLCYLALHALQHRGQEGAGIVTVRNDVLQSVTGVGLVSEVFSESKLDQLPGDLSIGHVRYSTAGASMLKNVQPFVAGYRFGSVGVAHNGNLVNYRSLRAKLEETGSIFNTSSDTEVVLHLIAISKDRPFVMRIVDACQQVEGAYSMVFLTKDKLVAVRDPFGFRPLVMGRRSNGAVVFASETCALDLIEATYEREVFPGEVVVVDKTGIQSLCLMPHPQPKQCIFEHIYFALPNSVIFGRSVYESRRRFGEILATESPVDCDVVIAVPDSGVVAALGYAAKAGVPFQQGLIRSHYVGRTFIEPSQKIRDFGVKLKLSPVRAVLEGKRVVVVDDSIVRGTTSSKIVRLIKEAGAKEVHMRIASPPIIGSCYYGVDTPSSEELISNRMSTEEIREFIGSDSLSFLPIGSLQKLLAEDAPNYCYACFSGKYPVEPRELKVKRVGDFVDDGINGSFESIDGGWVQAKPKSELENKM; from the exons ATGGCCGCCACCAATCTATCTTCCTTCTcatcctctctctctaaaccaaCCCCTCTTCCTCTAAACTCACCACAAACCCATCTCTCTGTCCCCTTCAAAACCCTCCAAAACCCctcctttttttctcacaaagcCTCCTTCTCTCACACCCACAAAACCTCTCTCACAGTCTCATCCAAAAACCCCATCTCCGAGTTTTTCACCACAAACAACGCGAACCCAGATGACCATTCTGTTAGTTTTGATGATGACGATAAGCCACGCGAGGAGTGCGGTGTAGTTGGAATATATGGTGACTCAGAAGCCTCTAGGCTTTGCTATCTAGCTCTCCATGCTCTCCAACACCGTGGCCAGGAAGGTGCTGGCATCGTGACCGTCCGAAACGACGTGCTTCAGTCGGTTACAGGCGTTGGATTGGTCTCTGAGGTGTTCAGTGAATCAAAGCTTGACCAATTGCCTGGAGATTTGTCTATTGGACATGTAAGGTATTCAACAGCAGGGGCATCTATGTTGAAAAATGTTCAACCTTTTGTTGCTGGGTACAGGTTTGGCTCTGTTGGGGTTGCACATAATGGTAATTTAGTGAATTATCGTTCACTTCGTGCTAAGCTTGAAGAAACTGGTTCAATTTTTAATACTAGTTCTGATACTGAGGTTGTTCTTCATTTAATTGCTATTTCAAAAGATAGACCTTTTGTTATGAGGATTGTGGATGCTTGTCAGCAAGTTGAGGGTGCTTATTCAATGGTTTTTTTGACTAAAGATAAGCTTGTTGCTGTGAGGGACCCTTTTGGTTTTAGGCCTTTGGTTATGGGGAGGAGGAGTAATGGTGCTGTGGTTTTTGCTTCTGAGACTTGTGCACTTGATTTGATTGAGGCTACATATGAGAGGGAAGTGTTTCCTGGTGAGGTTGTGGTGGTTGATAAAACTGGGATTCAATCACTTTGTTTAATGCCTCATCCTCAGCCAAAACAATGTATCTTTGAGCATATTTACTTTGCTTTGCCTAATTCTGTGATTTTTGGGCGTTCTGTGTATGAGTCTCGCCGAAGGTTTGGGGAGATACTTGCAACTGAGTCACCTGTTGATTGTGATGTTGTGATAGCAGTGCCAGATTCTGGGGTCGTGGCTGCACTTGGTTATGCTGCCAAAGCTGGGGTTCCATTTCAGCAAGGTTTGATAAGGTCACACTATGTTGGGAGGACTTTCATTGAACCATCACAGAAGATTAGGGACTTTGGTGTGAAGCTTAAGTTATCACCGGTTCGAGCAGTGTTGGAGGGAAAGAGGGTTGTGGTTGTGGATGACTCAATTGTGAGGGGAACAACATCTTCAAAGATTGTTAGGTTGATAAAGGAGGCTGGGGCTAAAGAAGTTCACATGAGGATTGCAAGCCCACCGATTATCGGGTCTTGTTATTATGGAGTGGATACACCTAGTTCAGAGGAGTTGATTTCTAATAGGATGAGCACGGAGGAGATTAGGGAGTTTATTGGGTCAGattcactttcttttcttcccatTGGTAGCCTGCAGAAGTTGTTGGCTGAAGATGCACCCAATTATTGTTATGCTTGCTTCTCTGGCAAGTATCCTGTTGAGCCTAGGGAGCTTAAGGTGAAAAGGGTTGGTGATTTTGTGGACGATGGGATAAATGGGAGTTTTGAATCCATTGATGGGGGTTGGGTCCAAGCAAAACCAAAGTCAGAATTGGAG AACAAGATGTAG
- the LOC115967437 gene encoding uncharacterized protein LOC115967437 has protein sequence MAPPPGPYSGTSTLALVARASAFSFGVVYGSIKLKYLKAKAKSHKKAEAKAAKAHH, from the exons ATGGCGCCGCCTCCAGGACCCTATTCAGGAACCAGCACTCTCGCTTTG GTGGCGCGTGCTTCGGCCTTTTCATTTGGAGTCGTTTACGGAAGCATTAAGCTTAAGTACCTCAAG GCAAAGGCTAAGTCTCATAAGAAAGCAGAAGCGAAAGCAGCAAAGGCTCATCACTGA